ATTCTGACCAGAAATTTAACGGTTAGTCCGGGGTTTGGCAATTCCTGATCCTTGCTTTTAGCCCAGAAACCATTGGTCAGGTAGTCGTGTTCAACAGTGCTGTGTGCCTGAATCTGTCCGTAACCGCAATGATGATTGGTCAGCAGGAGGCCTTCCGGACTGACAATTTCACCCGTACATCCACCTCCGAAAACCACGATGGCATCCTTGAGGCTCGAATGATTGACACTGTATATGTCTTCTGCCGTAATTTTCAGCCCCAGTCGCTGCATATCGGCATAGTTGAGCTTTTCTATCAATAAGGGTAACCACATCCCTTCATCGGGCCGGGGATATGGAAATCCACCTGAAAAAACGGCTGAACTGAGAAAAATAGAAATTAATAAGGATAAAACTGTTTTTTTCATATTACTGAGTTTTAATTGTTAATCAATTGAGTGGCAAAAATAAGCAATTTAGTCCATGACGTTAAAAATGAAGATATGTTACTTGTATAAGGTTTTACTGAATTTTTCCCAGTCGGGTACTTTTCGCCATGGCCACTTGGCAATGATGACATTGTCTTTAAACAGGATTAACCCCGGATTGGAGCGTATCATCATTTCAAGCAAAACAATATCAGCATGATAGATGGGATAGGGGGGATTCCATTTTTTGAAGAAATTTCCCAAAAGCTGGTTGGAAGTTGAGGTGAT
The Sphingobacteriales bacterium genome window above contains:
- a CDS encoding S46 family peptidase, whose product is MKKTVLSLLISIFLSSAVFSGGFPYPRPDEGMWLPLLIEKLNYADMQRLGLKITAEDIYSVNHSSLKDAIVVFGGGCTGEIVSPEGLLLTNHHCGYGQIQAHSTVEHDYLTNGFWAKSKDQELPNPGLTVKFLVRMEDVSDIVLKDVDDGMTETERNKIIMTNISKIEADAKATGNFVVSVKSFFAGNKFYLLVYEEYKDVRLVGAPPSSIGKFGADTDNWMWPRHTGDFSIFRVYTDKEGKPAEYSPDNIPLKPKKYLNISLKGYKEG